The sequence ttaataataccgtgaaaccacggtatatcagacacacactaaacttaaggaaaaagcattaaaaataccgtgaaaccacggtatatcaccaTCATTCCGACCCTACccatattatttctctttttttgtcaATGGGGTCGTTCCATCAATTTGAACTATcctatataatttctattttctagttgggtcgtgacatcattCCGACCCTacctatataattttatttcttaaattgtgACCATTTTTAGCCATCAAATCTAATACTACAGCATATGAGCATGttccaataatttttttggtgactttcttatttaatattaacTCATCTATTGATGCCAACATGATCAATATACTTTATATTAGATTTAAGCACTTCGTTTCTCAGGGGGAATTTAGTAGCCTTGTATGTCGATTGTGCAGATCATTCTATGGTCTAGAACAATTTTTCTGAAGCTTGGGTTGGGAAGTTCAACACCAACATTATGAATCAAATTCAGTATTCATGCGAAGATTAAGCACATTGAGATTTATTGGCATTATGCATCAAATCCATCAAATCCAGTATTTAATGAGAAGACAAGCACATTAAGATTGACAGTCAATTTGGTGAAGTCTGCAACTATCTCACCAAGCCCCTCATTAGTCCCCGTgttaattacatttgtaacaagCTAGGTGCATGAATTGTACGcactagcttgagggggagttTTAGAATatgaataggtttatacaatcgtattagaataggaatagttTATACAATACTATTAAaataggaataggtttatataatcctattagaataggaataagaCTACTAAAAAGTATCctatttggtaaaaaattgtattCTATGGTCTATCAATAGGGTCTCATGTAATAATGTAGatataacaacaattcaataatattattttgctaTATTTCTCACACCAACTCGAGTTGAACCAATCTACTTTCAGATGTGTTGTCATTTGCAAGTCATTCCATATTAAATTTGAACTTAGAGTTGATTGAGATTGTGAATGCATGACTATAAAAAGGGATGTGGTAGTTACCGGTTACAGTCTTAAGATCGAAAAGTCCTTTACTTTCTGATTGTTTGTTGCTTAATTAGGTGTATCAATTTTCTGCAGAGAAAAGTGGAATCAATTTGTTGTCTCTCTCCTGATGTTTGAAGAGAGAAAAGGATACAAACTCCAAATTTGTTTGACTTTGTTGAATGATATTGATATCAtgccaaaacaaaaaaaatgatggaACCAGTCAACTTAGTCTATTGGGATAAGTTGTGTTACAGTCATATACTTGCTACAAATCTTAAAAAATACACCTGATTCAACATCTTCTGAATAATTCAACATGCATATTACTTCCGATAATGTCTAAAATTAATGAGAGAAAGAATTCATTTGAAAGTCGATTAAAACtagtttttcaaattaaaaaaactcaatttcaaagTTAGGATAATGTGTGTGTCTATTTAAAACTGAttaaatcaatttgattttGGGTCAATAATTGATccaaaaatctattttcttgCCAACAATCTTCAACTTGtctatcaaaattaaaaaatctcacAAGCTATAATTTAGccagaaaatattattgatgtCTTTTGAATAATTAGTATTATCTAAAACTAAGTagagtatttttaaaattttattttataaaactattGTGGTCTTTAGAGTGCATTATGTTGTTGAATGTCCTATTTCTGCACAAGATATatcttaattcttatttttcctgagttatgagagttttatttataattaagggcaatttttttcaattatattgaaTCGACACAGTCATATTTGATTGATTGAAACATATCATTTCCACATATCGTGcattttaatacttaatatGATTATCGTGGCTTCTTAAATATACTTGACGTGTCATGACATTTTGCACGTGACGCCAAACTAGtaactttatcatttatagctCAATTAAATAGCTAATCCAACAAAGGAtgaccattttttttaaaaaaaaaaaagaaagaaaaactacattcaaatattcatattgtatttattaaatCCCGGTAAACGTATTTATGTTACATATACATTGATGAATGTATCCATATCACCATATGTATTTTAGCACTAAATACGTGTATCTTTGATATCATATGTTTATTTATGCacaaaaatactaaatatttaatacaAGATACACCGATGAATTGATTATGGAcacattcataaaattaatactaaATACCCAAATATATAACATTTGGTTACTTAAATgcattctaaaataaatatacagaGGCGAATGAAAGAGCCAATATAATTTAGATAGTGTAATTCATCCTTGAATACACTATAatgtatttgaaataaaaaattatatctagtTTGACTCAAAtgtttcaaaatatattaatatttttggcaaaaaacTGTAATTAAAACTGTTGTTTCAACGTGTAATTAACATCAATACTAGTGTGCTTTGTGTTGTTTCCTCTcaataaagtttaaaatgacTAGattcaaataatcaaataattatattcctcattatatttatttggatagtatattttgattattttttaattttatataatctGAATTATAATGATAGACAAATTAATATTAGTAATAGGATTTTActaaaactttttcataaaagaataaAGCAAAGCTCTTGAGTTGATGATTATGGGGGAAAAAATTAAAGGTTTACatctttttattcataaattctAACGaggaaaatttaataattaacgGGTAAATAAAAGTATACCGTCaataacattttattattatttttatttagtacgACAAAGATGTTTATTAAAGTTGATTCTCAAAACATGAACTATGTatgatattaatttatttataaaataataacttagcAATTAAGttttatctttatataaaaaaaatcacatttgaaCTATGTATGATAACATGTGAAatggtaattttttttgtaaatgataaaaaaaaaaagatcattaaattttatgattacTTGAGGTTGAAGAAAGTAAAAAGTTACTAAATTTGTGAGTTACCAAAAGAGGCTCTCCAACCTGAGAAAACGGAAAACCGTGTTCGAAAATACACAaagtttctaaattatttttattaaggcGTAGAGTTACTAAATCATATGGGAAAAAGTTTCTAAATTTGTGGCCAATCCTAAACAATATTGGAAAGGCGGAATAAGTTTCTAAAAAATACTAATCCTAAAACTTACggtaaaaggaaaaaaaaattccaaaaaatgtTATAAGAAAGGGTTTGATGAGTTAAAGTTTCTTATTACACTTAATAAAttactttcttttcctttcataATTGTTGTTCTTGTTTGAGTGAGTATTGTGAGAAGAATGGATATTGAAAGAGTTTTCATGAGTTGTTACAAAATCCAGGAGCAACCTGATGATATTTTCAACTTGATCGAATTAGCTCTACGTGTTGGTGCATTCAAGTATCAGCCACAATTTGAAAAACGCAAAGCCGGGATCATCAAGTTCCTCATGAATCCCTCAATGACATCaactgatgatgatgatgatgatgatgatgatgaagggGAGGAGGAGGAGGTTATGGAGGACAATGTTGGTGATCAAGATAGCGTCGAAGGGCCTGAGAAAGAAGAAGGGGATGGGATAGGAACACAACAAACAACTGCAGAAAGCAACAAACCCTTGGCGAGGAAGATTAGAATAGTCATCCGCAAGTCTGTAAAAGTTGCTCCTGCGGAGAAACAGAACAATTGCAATGCAAAAACAGAAAGCAGCACGGAGTTGAAGAAAACTGACTTGGTTCAACAACGGGATAAACCACAGTCCCATAATACTACTACTATGCCATCAAGAAAGAGGATGAACGCGTCCACCAAACGAGTACAAGTTGCTCCTCCTCATGTAAGACTTCTTTCTGATTTATCTTTTGAGAAGCACCTTGACAGAGACAAGCAGAGCCACAAAGCTTTCAAGAAGATGGAGAGTGATCATCACacagaaaagaagagagaaggaggagcACAAAAGACGCCTTCCCAGTGTAGGAGAAAAGGGTGCACTACTGATTCAACAAAGAGCATGCTGCCGCCATTGATGAAGATGAATGTACAAGTTGCTCCTCCACCTAATCCAAAACAAAGCAACTGCAGTTCAAGTACAAGACCAATGCAGAAAACATCACAAAGCTCTGCAGTTGCAAGACCAATGCAAAAAGAAACACAAAGTGACAGtgatatgaagaagaaatttgaaTCAAGCAAGAGGAAGTTTGAGCAAAGGTTAGCAGATGAAAGGGAAGCCAAGAGACGGATTGTATTGGTAGACTTTCATCAAATGCCTAAAGTTGCTAATGACCCTCCTGCTCCCAAGCGCTGTTGGAATAGGAAAAGGTGTTGAAGATTATGATGATTCGAGTGGTTATAAATTTCTCACCAGAATTTTTGTTCTTACTTTTTGTCTTGTAATTTTGGAGAATATCATCAGcattcactttattttttaatctagtGTGGGGTAATGCCCATTCTATATATGAATGATCTTTTACTCTGAAATAGAAAAAGTACATTCATAAAAATAGGTCGAAGGATCAATCAACTATTCATTCCCACATTCCCTTCTCATATTATACATGTTGATTATTTGGCTTTGATGTGGTTCCTCATTACTATTTGGGCTCCAAAGGGGTCGTTTGCCCTCTTTCATTTGAATAAATGCATGTCATCCTTTTTCTCAGAGTTGCTTCATTATTATCTTTATCctcttaaaaaatatcaatagtaTTACTCTTGCTATTAGTAAGTTCAGGTAGTTGCAATTGCAGGTGAGGCTGAGAGTTGAAACCCCTCATGATTTAGCACGTCttcctttgtttatttttattagtatttagTACTTAAATAACTACAAGTAGATTTCATACCTCTGCGAGCAGATTGGtttcaaatttgagaaatatTATAAGCTCAAGGAGATGTTTAACAGGCAAAACCATTTACAAAGTTTAGATCAAATTTTCTATTCCTAACTGTAGTTAGTGGAGTTTGTACAGCATCAAGGATTATCAGAACTAAAAGCTCACAAAAGCTGGCTCTTATGAGCTGACACAGTGTCCAAATAGTTCAGCACCATTAAGATTCCTGATCATAAGAAAAAGCCAGGCATGCATACTTCCATAGCACAAAATGGTTGAACTTCCCTGTGGATGAAGATGTTACTTTGAGGACATGTCCCAAGGTAAATTATCTTTTAATCCGAGTCTTAAATCTTTGTGATGATTAGGAATTTAGTTATTGTAAATTTGTATCTTATGGTTTAGTCACACTCTCCCTTACACTAGTACTTATGCAATCAGGATGGTATTGGATTCTCTGGTCTCACCATCTGCTAACCTGCCTGAGTTTAAAAGTTCCAATCTTGAATATACATAAGGCTACTTAATTTACAAACCTTGTAATAGCATACATATATTCATGGCTAAACACGTTAAACAATTTAATTTGCTGTCACCAAAAACCTCTGTGTAGAAGAGCTGCACTCCTTGATGCCAACATGCTAAAGCTGTCTATTAAAACatagtaaataaaattttcCATTGTCAATCTTCAATCAGGTTAGGTACATCTTGTTTGTGGGATTCGTGGGAGGAAAAGGCAAGGCAAAATAATGTTTAAGAATTGTTAGAACAAATCCCATTTAGATGTAAGAAAGGCACAATCTTCTTCATTTAGACTGAGCAGCAGATTCATGGAAACTTTTAACAACAGAGATCAAACGGCTCTACAATAAATCTTCATATAGGTTCATTGTTCAAGATGATGATATTTACACCAACACCTAACATCACAGCACATTTGCACTAACAAAATTCTAGCTCTTaaatttaataatcataaatGAATATATACATAGTCCATACCACAAAAGCTTAAATGAGTTTAACAACTTACAACTTTGTGGTCTATATATGGTATCCTTGTGTTTGCTGGAGAtgaaatctggaaaaaaaaattagcttaGTCTCAGTTTAAATGCAACATCTGCAGCACATCAAATCAAACCCAAATGTTTTGATTAACAGAacaaaatcaattcaatttCAAAGAGATAAAGGATCTGCAGAGTTTCAACCATGATAATGCTAATAAACAGAGACTACTATTAAGTCGTTGAATTGGGGTTCCATAAATGTACTTTTCCATATAATGTATTAACAAATGTGTCAACACCAGTTGGGAATCTTCTTGTAGTAATTGAGATCTAAATGCTTATATTTCTTCCCTCGATAGCAATCGCACAAGGCAGCAAATAATTTAACAATTACAACTTTGTGGAGAAGAGAAACACTTATGAAAACTGTACACTCTACACAACCAAAAGGCAATAGCAATAAAGAAGGAAATGTAAATTACTATAATCCAGACCATAGAATGAGCATCAGctttaattgaaacaaaatgaaCTACAGATTTCATTAATCAGATTCCAGAATAGTATTAGACCAAAGGTTTACATATCAAGTAATATGATTTACATAACCAATCCTAACATTTGACAAAGATTCCTAAGCCCTTTCTCCACGAATCCTCCTAGCAAGCTGAATATCCTTGGGCATGATAGTTACCCTCTTGGCATGGATTGCACAGAGATTGGTATCTTCAAAGAGCCCAACAAGGTAGGCCTCAGCAGCCTCTTGTAGAGCAGCCACAGCACTGCTCTGAAACCTCAGATCTGTTTTAAAATCCTGAGCAATTTCTCTCACTAGCCTCTGAAATGGGAGCTTCCTGATCAACAACTCGGTTGACTTTTGGTATTTCCTGATTTCTCTTAGAGCCACAGTTCCTGGCCTGAAACGGTGAGGCTTCTTCACTCCTCCGGTGGCCGGAGCTGACTTTCTGGCAGCCTTGGTGGCTAGCTGCTTCCTTGGAGCCTTTCCACCAGTTGATTTACGGGCAGTTTGCTTGGTACGAGCCATATCGATCGTATGCTAAGATGAAGTAAGAATTGAGAAAAGCTTTGAATGTGCAAAAATGGTGAATTTGAGGGATATTATATAGGAGTAAAGTAGGAGGGAATCATATGAAATTTCGAAATTTTGGGCTGTAAAATTGTAAGTGAATGATAGCCGTTGGATTATAAAGATTTATTATCAACGGTCGATATCTCACAAGCAAATGTTTGCTAGGATACCAATCCGCGTGCTATTTTATTACCAAATATATATTTGCCACGTGGAATTTCATTTTTCGCTTTATTTTTTGGCCAACTGGTTAGTgacaaagagaaaaaataaaacaaacgctttcaattatatatattaaaataattaatttttatataacaaatataagtatatttttattttaaaaaaagagtcaaaatacaaaagatatatattgactatatattattatacatacatactagaaatatatatgataaatcaatattataaatcgtatttaatacataaaatttgaatctttaagtttataattatagtTAGCAAAACAATAGTTACAACTTGACATATCGaataaacaaatgaaattaatttttttaaaaagatcttTGACCATAAAAAACAACttgcttttgaaaaaaaaattgtttggttATATAGTGTAGCCAATTTGAAAAATCAGtcttttaatcaaattttaaatggattttttcttataaaattgtAATATTATTTCAACTGAGagttaaatataatttcatgttttaaagaatttttttagagtaattctaattactatattttttcatttattattcaATTCATGTCTAAACATTTGCCAAATGTTTGAATTGTTTAGGTCAACTttagacatttttttttaattgtggaTTTGTCTAAGTTTAACTTCAGACGTTTTTAATTGAAAGTGGGAaacttatatataatatactataaataaaaaagtatttattatttatagtaataacatgtttttcacatgatcacttttaattcatttataatacatattacaaagaacaatttattattcacatataatacagaTTTTACCGatagataatatatttatcacacattttaatacacttataatacaatatgtcaaatttttaccaaacaaacataaatatttcaaaaaccaattatattatatatatatatattgcatacataattcacttctaattcatattacaaatttaacatagtatcgctataaataataataaattaaaagtattgctaaaatcagtaattatttattaaaatgt comes from Solanum pennellii chromosome 1, SPENNV200 and encodes:
- the LOC107006148 gene encoding histone H3.2; its protein translation is MARTKQTARKSTGGKAPRKQLATKAARKSAPATGGVKKPHRFRPGTVALREIRKYQKSTELLIRKLPFQRLVREIAQDFKTDLRFQSSAVAALQEAAEAYLVGLFEDTNLCAIHAKRVTIMPKDIQLARRIRGERA